One Brassica napus cultivar Da-Ae chromosome C4, Da-Ae, whole genome shotgun sequence genomic region harbors:
- the LOC106371219 gene encoding protein ARABIDILLO 1 isoform X2: protein MSRRVRRKLEDKGKDKIVSSSSSLDWTSLDYDAVLHLFTCLNHRDRASLASTCKTWRALGASSCLWTSLDLRPHKLNPSTATSLASRCVHLRSLRFRGVESADSIINLKARSLLEVSGDYCRKITDATLAMIAARHEGLESLELGPDFCEKITGDAIEVVAFCCPKLKKLRLSGLRDVTSEAVEALAKNCTQLTDLGLLDCLSVDEDALGRVVSLKYLSVAGTSNIKCVLEEDTSFMSSNRFKGKVLLALFTNVFEGVASLFADTSKKKPKEIFSYWRGLEDKASVDETMRWIEWIVSHTLLRTAESNPQGLDEFWLKQGAALLLTLMQSSQEDVQERSATGLATFVVIDDENASIDCGRAEAVMREGGIRLLLDLANSWREGLQSEAAKAIANLSVNADVAKTVADEGGIRILAGLAKSMNRLVAEEAAGGLWNLSVGEEHKSAIAQAGGVKALVDLIFRWPNGSDGVLERAAGALANLAADDKCSMEVATAGGVHALVMLARNCKYEGVQEQAARALANLAAHGDTNNNNAAVGQEAGALEALVQLTQSPHEGVKQEAAGALWNLSFDDKNREFIAAAGGVEALVTLAQSCSNASTGLQERAAGALWGLSVSEANSIAIGREGGVPPLIALARSEAEDVHETAAGAIWNLAFNPGNALRIVEEGGVPALVHLCSSSASKMARFMAALALAYMFDGRMDEYALMIGTSSSASTSKTISLDGARRMAFKHIEAFVTTFMDPQIFVAAAVTSTPTILSQVTERACILEAGHLRCSGAEIGRFVTMLRNPSSILKACAAFALVQFTVPGGRHAMHHASLMQSGGEARVLRSAAAAASMPREAKIFVKIIIRNLEHHQAESSIQ from the exons ATGAGTCGTAGGGTACGGAGGAAGTTAGAGGACAAAGGCAAAGACAAGATAGTATCATCCTCCTCTTCGCTTGATTGGACTAGTTTAGATTACGACGCAGTGCTTCACCTGTTCACTTGCCTAAACCACCGAGACAGAGCTAGCTTAGCATCCACTTGCAAGACATGGAGAGCTCTCGGCGCTTCCTCTTGCCTATGGACTTCACTAGACCTCCGTCCTCACAAGCTCAACCCTTCAACGGCGACTTCTCTCGCCTCCAGGTGTGTTCATCTCCGCAGCTTAAGGTTCCGCGGCGTCGAGTCTGCTGACTCAATTATCAACCTGAAGGCTAGGAGCCTCCTCGAGGTTAGCGGCGACTACTGCAGGAAGATTACAGACGCTACATTGGCGATGATCGCCGCGCGCCACGAGGGGCTTGAGAGTCTAGAACTTGGACCTGACTTCTGCGAGAAGATCACTGGTGACGCCATTGAAGTTGTGGCTTTCTGCTGTCCTAAGCTCAAGAAGCTTCGTCTCTCGGGGTTAAGAGATGTTACTTCAGAAGCTGTTGAAGCTCTAGCTAAGAATTGTACACAGTTAACTGATCTTGGTTTGTTGGATTGCCTCAGCGTCGACGAGGATGCACTGGGGAGAGTTGTGTCCCTTAAGTATCTATCTGTTGCTGGGACATCTAACATAAAATG TGTACTCGAAGAGGATACAAGTTTCATGAGCTCGAATAGGTTCAAAGGGAAAGTTCTACTTGCTTTGTTTACTAATGTTTTCGAAGGAGTTGCTTCGTTATTCGCCGATACTTCAAAGAAGAAACCAAAGGAGATATTCTCATACTGGAGAGGATTGGAGGATAAAGCATCAGTTGATGAGACTATGCGTTGGATCGAATGGATTGTTTCGCATACTCTCCTGCGGACTGCAGAGAGCAATCCGCAGGGGTTAGATGAGTTCTGGCTGAAACAAGGAGCTGCATTGTTGCTCACTCTGATGCAAAGCTCGCAGGAAGATGTTCAAGAGAGGTCAGCTACGGGACTCGCGACTTTCGTTGTGATCGATGATGAGAATGCTAGTATAGACTGCGGAAGAGCTGAAGCGGTTATGAGAGAGGGAGGGATCCGTCTTCTTCTTGACCTTGCCAACTCGTGGCGAGAAGGGCTTCAATCAGAAGCTGCAAAGGCTATTGCGAATTTGTCGGTGAATGCTGACGTTGCGAAGACCGTTGCTGATGAAGGAGGGATCAGGATTCTTGCTGGTTTGGCTAAGTCGATGAACAGACTTGTGGCCGAGGAAGCTGCTGGTGGACTGTGGAATCTCTCTGTTGGAGAAGAGCATAAG agtGCTATTGCTCAGGCTGGAGGAGTGAAGGCACTAGTTGATCTTATATTCAGATGGCCAAATGGTTCTGATGGAGTCTTG GAACGAGCTGCTGGAGCCTTAGCAAACTTAGCAGCAGATGATAAATGCAGCATGGAAGTAGCAACTGCTGGAGGTGTACATGCCCTTGTGATGTTAGCTCGCAACTGCAAGTACGAGGGAGTGCAAGAACAG gCTGCTCGTGCTTTAGCTAACTTGGCAGCTCATGGTGATACCAACAATAATAACGCTGCGGTTGGACAAGAAGCAGGTGCATTAGAAGCTCTTGTTCAACTCACTCAATCGCCTCATGAAGGTGTTAAACAAGAAGCTGCTGGTGCACTTTGGAATTTGTCGTTTGATGATAAGAATCGAGAGTTTATTGCTGCAGCCGGTGGTGTTGAAGCTTTG GTGACACTGGCACAGTCTTGTTCAAATGCGTCCACAGGTCTTCAAGAAAGAGCAGCTGGTGCTCTTTGGGGATTGTCAGTGTCAGAAGCAAACAG CATTGCGATTGGACGTGAAGGTGGCGTCCCACCTCTAATTGCACTTGCACGGTCTGAAGCCGAG gatGTACATGAAACAGCAGCTGGAGCTATATGGAACCTTGCTTTCAATCCTGGTAACGCACTTCGCATTGTAGAGGAAGGAGGAGTTCCAGCTCTTGTTCACTTATGTTCATCTTCCGCCTCAAAAATGGCTCGGTTCATGGCTGCACTGGCCTTAGCATAcatgtttgatggaaggatggatGAGTACGCTCTGATGATAGGAACATCTTCATCGGCGAGCACATCAAAAACCATTAGCTTAGATGGGGCAAGAAGAATGGCTTTCAAACACATTGAAGCCTTTGTTACAACATTCATGGATCCTCAGATCTTTGTAGCCGCAGCTGTCACATCTACTCCTACTATCTTGTCACAAGTGACGGAGAGAGCTTGCATACTAGAAGCTGGCCACTTGAGATGCAGTGGTGCTGAGATCGGAAGGTTTGTGACAATGCTACGCAACCCTTCTTCTATACTCAAGGCATGTGCTGCCTTTGCGCTTGTTCAGTTTACGGTACCTGGTGGACGTCATGCGATGCATCATGCGAGCCTTATGCAGAGTGGAGGAGAAGCTAGAGTACTACGTTCTGCTGCAGCTGCTGCTAGTATGCCTCGTGAGGCCAAGATCTTTGTTAAAATTATCATTCGTAATCTAGAGCATCACCAGGCTGAATCTTCTATTCAATAA
- the LOC125585714 gene encoding homeobox-leucine zipper protein ATHB-4-like, translated as MGESEDGLGLSLSLGLSQLKEPSLGLGLNLLPLRTSSSFSHMHNHNNNHLQKKIYHNSWPHQFQSSERNSDVGSLLRGLEVNRTPSATVVINLEEDAAGVSSPNSNVSSVSGNKRDLAAARGDGGGDENEAERASCSHGGGSDEEERGNCEGTRKKLRLSKEQALVLEETFKEHSTLNPKQKLALAKQLNLRTRQVEVWFQNRRARTKLKQTEVDCEYLKRCCDTLTEENRRLHKEVSELRALKLSPHLYMHMTPPTTLTMCPSCERVSASSSSSAMAAAAPPSSTASGGGRIPTVVGRPSPQRPTPCAAISLQSRLAH; from the exons ATGGGTGAAAGCGAAGATGGTTTGGGTCTGAGTCTAAGCTTGGGGTTAAGTCAGCTAAAGGAACCATCTCTGGGACTGGGGTTGAATCTATTGCCGTTGAgaacttcttcttcgttttctcacatgcacaatcacaataataaccaTCTTCAGAAGAAGATTTATCACAACTCTTGGCCTCATCAGTTCCAGTCCTCTG AAAGAAACTCTGACGTAGGATCTCTTCTAAGAGGTCTCGAAGTAAACAGAACTCCTTCTGCGACGGTCGTGATTAACTTAGAAGAAGACGCTGCGGGCGTGTCTTCACCGAACAGCAACGTTTCGAGTGTGAGTGGGAACAAGAGGGATCTTGCGGCGGCGAGGGGAGACGGAGGAGGAGATGAGAACGAGGCTGAGAGAGCTTCTTGCTCACACGGTGGAGGAAGCGacgaagaagaaagaggaaacTGCGAGGGAACGAGGAAGAAACTCCGGTTATCTAAGGAACAAGCTTTGGTTCTTGAAGAAACATTCAAAGAACATAGCACTCTAAATCCG AAGCAAAAGCTGGCTCTAGCAAAACAGTTGAATCTGAGGACAAGACAAGTAGAAGTGTGGTTTCAGAACCGAAGGGCAAG GACGAAGCTGAAACAAACAGAGGTTGATTGTGAGTATTTGAAGAGATGTTGCGATACTCTAACGGAGGAGAATCGACGGCTGCACAAGGAAGTGTCTGAGCTCAGGGCGTTGAAGCTATCTCCACATCTCTACATGCATATGACTCCTCCAACTACTCTCACTATGTGCCCTTCTTGCGAACGTGTCTCggcttcctcctcctcctcagctATGGCTGCTGCTGCTCCTCCCTCCTCCACCGCATCTGGTGGTGGACGGATTCCTACGGTGGTGGGACGGCCAAGTCCACAACGGCCAACTCCCTGTGCAGCTATTTCTCTCCAGTCAAGATTAGCTCACTAG
- the LOC106371219 gene encoding protein ARABIDILLO 1 isoform X1, whose product MSRRVRRKLEDKGKDKIVSSSSSLDWTSLDYDAVLHLFTCLNHRDRASLASTCKTWRALGASSCLWTSLDLRPHKLNPSTATSLASRCVHLRSLRFRGVESADSIINLKARSLLEVSGDYCRKITDATLAMIAARHEGLESLELGPDFCEKITGDAIEVVAFCCPKLKKLRLSGLRDVTSEAVEALAKNCTQLTDLGLLDCLSVDEDALGRVVSLKYLSVAGTSNIKWSVASSKWDKLPKLIGLDVSRTDVGPGAVSRLLTSSKSLKVLCAVNCSVLEEDTSFMSSNRFKGKVLLALFTNVFEGVASLFADTSKKKPKEIFSYWRGLEDKASVDETMRWIEWIVSHTLLRTAESNPQGLDEFWLKQGAALLLTLMQSSQEDVQERSATGLATFVVIDDENASIDCGRAEAVMREGGIRLLLDLANSWREGLQSEAAKAIANLSVNADVAKTVADEGGIRILAGLAKSMNRLVAEEAAGGLWNLSVGEEHKSAIAQAGGVKALVDLIFRWPNGSDGVLERAAGALANLAADDKCSMEVATAGGVHALVMLARNCKYEGVQEQAARALANLAAHGDTNNNNAAVGQEAGALEALVQLTQSPHEGVKQEAAGALWNLSFDDKNREFIAAAGGVEALVTLAQSCSNASTGLQERAAGALWGLSVSEANSIAIGREGGVPPLIALARSEAEDVHETAAGAIWNLAFNPGNALRIVEEGGVPALVHLCSSSASKMARFMAALALAYMFDGRMDEYALMIGTSSSASTSKTISLDGARRMAFKHIEAFVTTFMDPQIFVAAAVTSTPTILSQVTERACILEAGHLRCSGAEIGRFVTMLRNPSSILKACAAFALVQFTVPGGRHAMHHASLMQSGGEARVLRSAAAAASMPREAKIFVKIIIRNLEHHQAESSIQ is encoded by the exons ATGAGTCGTAGGGTACGGAGGAAGTTAGAGGACAAAGGCAAAGACAAGATAGTATCATCCTCCTCTTCGCTTGATTGGACTAGTTTAGATTACGACGCAGTGCTTCACCTGTTCACTTGCCTAAACCACCGAGACAGAGCTAGCTTAGCATCCACTTGCAAGACATGGAGAGCTCTCGGCGCTTCCTCTTGCCTATGGACTTCACTAGACCTCCGTCCTCACAAGCTCAACCCTTCAACGGCGACTTCTCTCGCCTCCAGGTGTGTTCATCTCCGCAGCTTAAGGTTCCGCGGCGTCGAGTCTGCTGACTCAATTATCAACCTGAAGGCTAGGAGCCTCCTCGAGGTTAGCGGCGACTACTGCAGGAAGATTACAGACGCTACATTGGCGATGATCGCCGCGCGCCACGAGGGGCTTGAGAGTCTAGAACTTGGACCTGACTTCTGCGAGAAGATCACTGGTGACGCCATTGAAGTTGTGGCTTTCTGCTGTCCTAAGCTCAAGAAGCTTCGTCTCTCGGGGTTAAGAGATGTTACTTCAGAAGCTGTTGAAGCTCTAGCTAAGAATTGTACACAGTTAACTGATCTTGGTTTGTTGGATTGCCTCAGCGTCGACGAGGATGCACTGGGGAGAGTTGTGTCCCTTAAGTATCTATCTGTTGCTGGGACATCTAACATAAAATGGTCAGTCGCGTCGAGTAAATGGGATAAACTCCCAAAGCTAATTGGCCTGGATGTCTCCAGGACCGACGTGGGTCCTGGAGCAGTTTCCAGGCTTTTGACATCGTCTAAGAGCTTAAAAGTTTTGTGTGCTGTAAACTGTAGTGTACTCGAAGAGGATACAAGTTTCATGAGCTCGAATAGGTTCAAAGGGAAAGTTCTACTTGCTTTGTTTACTAATGTTTTCGAAGGAGTTGCTTCGTTATTCGCCGATACTTCAAAGAAGAAACCAAAGGAGATATTCTCATACTGGAGAGGATTGGAGGATAAAGCATCAGTTGATGAGACTATGCGTTGGATCGAATGGATTGTTTCGCATACTCTCCTGCGGACTGCAGAGAGCAATCCGCAGGGGTTAGATGAGTTCTGGCTGAAACAAGGAGCTGCATTGTTGCTCACTCTGATGCAAAGCTCGCAGGAAGATGTTCAAGAGAGGTCAGCTACGGGACTCGCGACTTTCGTTGTGATCGATGATGAGAATGCTAGTATAGACTGCGGAAGAGCTGAAGCGGTTATGAGAGAGGGAGGGATCCGTCTTCTTCTTGACCTTGCCAACTCGTGGCGAGAAGGGCTTCAATCAGAAGCTGCAAAGGCTATTGCGAATTTGTCGGTGAATGCTGACGTTGCGAAGACCGTTGCTGATGAAGGAGGGATCAGGATTCTTGCTGGTTTGGCTAAGTCGATGAACAGACTTGTGGCCGAGGAAGCTGCTGGTGGACTGTGGAATCTCTCTGTTGGAGAAGAGCATAAG agtGCTATTGCTCAGGCTGGAGGAGTGAAGGCACTAGTTGATCTTATATTCAGATGGCCAAATGGTTCTGATGGAGTCTTG GAACGAGCTGCTGGAGCCTTAGCAAACTTAGCAGCAGATGATAAATGCAGCATGGAAGTAGCAACTGCTGGAGGTGTACATGCCCTTGTGATGTTAGCTCGCAACTGCAAGTACGAGGGAGTGCAAGAACAG gCTGCTCGTGCTTTAGCTAACTTGGCAGCTCATGGTGATACCAACAATAATAACGCTGCGGTTGGACAAGAAGCAGGTGCATTAGAAGCTCTTGTTCAACTCACTCAATCGCCTCATGAAGGTGTTAAACAAGAAGCTGCTGGTGCACTTTGGAATTTGTCGTTTGATGATAAGAATCGAGAGTTTATTGCTGCAGCCGGTGGTGTTGAAGCTTTG GTGACACTGGCACAGTCTTGTTCAAATGCGTCCACAGGTCTTCAAGAAAGAGCAGCTGGTGCTCTTTGGGGATTGTCAGTGTCAGAAGCAAACAG CATTGCGATTGGACGTGAAGGTGGCGTCCCACCTCTAATTGCACTTGCACGGTCTGAAGCCGAG gatGTACATGAAACAGCAGCTGGAGCTATATGGAACCTTGCTTTCAATCCTGGTAACGCACTTCGCATTGTAGAGGAAGGAGGAGTTCCAGCTCTTGTTCACTTATGTTCATCTTCCGCCTCAAAAATGGCTCGGTTCATGGCTGCACTGGCCTTAGCATAcatgtttgatggaaggatggatGAGTACGCTCTGATGATAGGAACATCTTCATCGGCGAGCACATCAAAAACCATTAGCTTAGATGGGGCAAGAAGAATGGCTTTCAAACACATTGAAGCCTTTGTTACAACATTCATGGATCCTCAGATCTTTGTAGCCGCAGCTGTCACATCTACTCCTACTATCTTGTCACAAGTGACGGAGAGAGCTTGCATACTAGAAGCTGGCCACTTGAGATGCAGTGGTGCTGAGATCGGAAGGTTTGTGACAATGCTACGCAACCCTTCTTCTATACTCAAGGCATGTGCTGCCTTTGCGCTTGTTCAGTTTACGGTACCTGGTGGACGTCATGCGATGCATCATGCGAGCCTTATGCAGAGTGGAGGAGAAGCTAGAGTACTACGTTCTGCTGCAGCTGCTGCTAGTATGCCTCGTGAGGCCAAGATCTTTGTTAAAATTATCATTCGTAATCTAGAGCATCACCAGGCTGAATCTTCTATTCAATAA
- the LOC106371221 gene encoding uncharacterized protein LOC106371221, producing the protein MERWSSILKIPLNATSSNYYRVAASLCLSEVPSANAIFFHGDRVRDTGNPVIERLYDLQKVAEVIVSKFGNSVNALVVEASVFNGPFAVYKDFVPSVNRYGEPTASYSPNGFPASSSIVSLLSTFLQEAESLVSKEGKDLCLRSSLAHCPRTILLGFSKGGVVINQFLSEMSSLDTNSAGEHEEVGIIPASKESFLNSISEVHYIDVGLNSFGAYITDQNVVQRISQRLTGGGGGSSVSVFVHGTPRQWGDEQRGWIVKEKDELVRLLKSEGENSGGKLQVHDRFYFADRLPDLQMHFEIIDAMDVSSA; encoded by the exons ATGGAACGTTGGTCTAGCATCTTGAAGATTCCCTTGAACGCTACTTCTAGTAACTACTACAGAGTTGCAGCTTCTCTCTGCCTCTCT GAAGTGCCTTCTGCAAACGCTATATTCTTCCATGGAGACAGAGTTCGAGACACTGGGAACCCTGTGATAGAGAGGCTTTATGATTTGCAGAAAGTTGCTGAGGTTATAGTTTCTAAATTTGGAAACTCTGTTAACGCTCTGGTTGTTGAAGCTTCTGTCTTTAACGGACCCTTTGCTGTCTACAAGGACTTTGTTCCTTCAGTGAATCGTTACGGAGAGCCAACAGCATCTTATTCTCCTAATGGCTTCCCAGCTTCTTCATCCATTGTCTCCCTCTTATCCACTTTCCTTCAAGAG GCAGAGAGCCTTGTTTCGAAGGAAGGTAAAGATTTGTGCTTGAGAAGCTCGCTTGCACACTGTCCCAGAACCATTCTTCTTGGGTTTAGCAAGGGTGGAGTTGtgataaaccagtttctgagtGAGATGAGTTCTTTGGATACAAACTCCGCGGGCGAGCATGAAGAGGTTGGGATCATTCCAGCCTCCAAAGAAAGCTTCCTCAACAGCATTTCTGAAGTTCATTACATAGATGTAGGGCTGAACTCCTTTGGCGCCTACATCACTGATCAGAACGTCGTCCAGAGAATCTCCCAACGCCttacaggaggaggaggaggaagctcGGTGAGTGTTTTCGTTCACGGGACTCCCAGGCAGTGGGGTGACGAGCAGCGTGGCTGGATTGTAAAGGAGAAAGATGAGCTGGTTCGGTTGCTGAAGTCTGAAGGTGAGAACTCTGGTGGGAAGCTGCAAGTCCATGATCGGTTCTATTTTGCTGATAGGCTTCCTGACTTGCAAATGCACTTTGAGATCATTGATGCTATGGATGTGTCGTCAGCATGA